The nucleotide sequence GATATAATAATGTGTGATAAAAGAATACTGTAACATGTCGGGGGTGATTCTGTCAGACGTTATGAACGTACGATATGGTGGGTCTGATCATTTAATGTGTGCCGCAAAGAGACGGGGCGTGTGGTTCAGGGCTCGCCGTCGGGTCAGCTCCCAGGGTTTTCCTGTACAGGACGAAAAATGGCCAACATAGCATATCTCATGATGTCCGGTCAGGGTGAGGATGCGGGATCGCAGAGGAACCTGATAGCAGAATACGCCTCCGCGAAGAACGTCCGGGTAGACAACTATATCACCGTGGATCTTCCCTCTGAGAGGAAGGAGCGGGCCCGCCGTGTGAAAGAGCTCTTCGCAGGTGTCGACCGTTGGGACGTAGTCATCGTGTCGGACCTTGCGGTCCTGGGAGATGACGTTTCAGATGTCATCTCCATGGCGGGTCATCTCCTGGAAAGAGGAGTGCGGTTCATGGCGGCAAAGCAGGCCCTCGACCTCAATGGCATGGGAGACAGCTCGTCAAAGGCCGTCACGGGCCTTTTCGCAACGCTCGCCCTCCTGGAAAAGGAGGTCTCCTCCCGGCGCATCAAGGGGGCCCTGGCGCAAAAAAGGAAAGAGGGCGTCGTCCTCGGCAGGCCGAAGGGGAGTCTTTCCGCGTCGAAACTGGATGACAGGAAGGATCTCATCATCGAGTATCTGTCGAAAGGCGTGAGCAAAGCCTCTCTGGCACGCATCCTCGACACGTCGCCCACGAACCTCGCGAGCTTCCTGAGGACGCGGAGCATAGCCGTACCGAAGCGACGTCCCGCGACGAAGAAGGAAACACCCCCGAAGACGGCCCCCGAAAGAGGGGTTTCCGGGGAGACTCCGCCACCCGTCGCAATGCCGGTGCAGGAGGGGGTGGCGAGCCAATTCCATGAGACCACCGAGGTTCTCCTTTGCAGGCAGTGCGGCAAGAACATACACGATCCCAGGACCACCACTTGTGCCGGAGGATATGTCGATTATCCCAACGGGGAGTCCCATCCCCGCGTTCCCTATCCGAAGGACGAAACGGAACGTTGTCCCAAGTGCGGGGTGATGCCGGGGGGGTTCCACCATGAGGGATGCTATATGGA is from Syntrophorhabdus sp. and encodes:
- a CDS encoding recombinase family protein, coding for MANIAYLMMSGQGEDAGSQRNLIAEYASAKNVRVDNYITVDLPSERKERARRVKELFAGVDRWDVVIVSDLAVLGDDVSDVISMAGHLLERGVRFMAAKQALDLNGMGDSSSKAVTGLFATLALLEKEVSSRRIKGALAQKRKEGVVLGRPKGSLSASKLDDRKDLIIEYLSKGVSKASLARILDTSPTNLASFLRTRSIAVPKRRPATKKETPPKTAPERGVSGETPPPVAMPVQEGVASQFHETTEVLLCRQCGKNIHDPRTTTCAGGYVDYPNGESHPRVPYPKDETERCPKCGVMPGGFHHEGCYMERCPKCGERLVSCGCRTRGVEDVKATGEQSRSVRYLP